In Plantibacter sp. PA-3-X8, one DNA window encodes the following:
- a CDS encoding MarR family winged helix-turn-helix transcriptional regulator gives MTAQAVDAQHYWYEQDEHERGRRMLEAMRLYRAAEAAMRRRTRDEMHMGENDLLALRFMLRAKQEHRLVSPTDLGAYLGIKTSSVTVMLDRLEAAGHVVRRPSETDRRRVTVSTTDFADSEVRKTLSHMHHRMMEATTGIEPEIAAGIVDFLDRMREAVDSIDRTEPEGQPQH, from the coding sequence ATGACCGCCCAAGCCGTTGACGCGCAGCACTACTGGTACGAACAGGACGAGCACGAGCGCGGCCGCCGCATGCTCGAGGCCATGCGTCTGTACCGTGCTGCCGAGGCCGCCATGCGTCGTCGGACCCGCGACGAGATGCACATGGGCGAGAACGACCTCCTCGCGCTGCGGTTCATGCTGCGCGCCAAGCAGGAGCACCGCCTCGTCAGCCCCACGGATCTCGGTGCCTACCTCGGCATCAAGACCTCATCGGTCACGGTCATGCTCGACCGCCTGGAGGCGGCGGGTCACGTCGTCCGTCGGCCGAGCGAGACCGACCGTCGCCGCGTCACCGTCTCGACCACCGACTTCGCCGACTCGGAGGTCCGCAAGACCCTGAGCCACATGCACCACCGCATGATGGAGGCGACCACCGGGATCGAACCGGAGATCGCGGCCGGCATCGTCGACTTCCTCGACCGCATGCGCGAGGCCGTCGACTCGATCGACCGCACCGAGCCCGAGGGGCAGCCGCAGCACTGA
- a CDS encoding helix-turn-helix transcriptional regulator gives MPAPADLTHPDREAIELPAVLFALSDPDRLEMVRQLRDGPMDAANCTALDPTIPKSTKSHLMKVLREAGVIRNEPNGRHRTLTLRRDDLDTRFPGLLDAVLDAD, from the coding sequence ATGCCCGCACCAGCCGATCTCACGCACCCCGACCGCGAGGCGATCGAGCTGCCGGCCGTCCTCTTCGCGCTCAGCGATCCGGACCGACTCGAGATGGTGCGGCAGCTCCGGGACGGACCGATGGACGCCGCGAACTGCACCGCCCTCGACCCCACGATCCCGAAGTCGACGAAGTCCCACCTCATGAAGGTGCTCCGCGAGGCCGGCGTCATCCGGAACGAGCCGAACGGTCGCCACCGCACGCTCACCCTGCGGCGTGACGACCTCGACACCCGGTTCCCGGGCCTGCTCGACGCCGTCCTCGACGCCGACTGA
- a CDS encoding pyridoxal phosphate-dependent aminotransferase yields the protein MTTRRTLDQSSKLKSVLYEIRGKALVEAVRLEADGHRILKLNTGNPAIFDFEAPHQIVRDMIAALPHSHGYSDSRGILSARQAVSYRYEEMEGFPRVDPEWVFLGNGVSELITMTMQALLDDGDEVLIPAPDYPLWTAMTSLAGGTPVHYRCDEEADWAPDIEDIRSKITPNTKAIVVINPNNPTGAVYSREVLEQIAGVAREHGLLLLADEIYDRILYDDAVHIPMATVAPDLLCLTFNGLSKTYRVAGYRSGWLVITGPRDHAKGFLEGITLLASTRLCPNVPAQHAVQAALSGVQSIDALIAPSGRLLEQRDATWAGLNSIPGVSCTKPMGALYAFPRLDPEVHEIHDDEQLVHDLLVAEHILLVQGTGFNWPDPDHLRVVTLPEERVLTDAIERLGNFLSSYKQ from the coding sequence ATGACCACCCGCCGCACCCTCGACCAATCCTCCAAGCTGAAAAGCGTCCTCTATGAGATCCGGGGGAAGGCCCTCGTCGAGGCCGTGCGTCTCGAGGCCGACGGGCACCGCATCCTGAAGCTCAACACCGGCAACCCCGCGATCTTCGACTTCGAGGCACCGCACCAGATCGTGCGCGACATGATCGCCGCACTCCCCCACTCCCACGGGTACAGCGACAGCCGCGGCATCCTCTCCGCGCGTCAGGCCGTCTCCTACCGCTACGAGGAGATGGAGGGGTTCCCCCGGGTCGATCCGGAGTGGGTGTTCCTCGGCAACGGCGTCTCCGAACTCATCACGATGACGATGCAGGCCCTCCTCGACGACGGCGACGAGGTCCTCATTCCCGCGCCCGACTACCCGCTGTGGACCGCGATGACGAGCCTCGCGGGTGGCACGCCGGTGCACTACCGCTGCGATGAGGAGGCGGACTGGGCGCCCGACATCGAGGACATCCGCTCCAAGATCACGCCGAACACCAAGGCGATCGTCGTCATCAACCCGAACAACCCCACGGGCGCGGTGTACTCCCGCGAAGTGCTGGAGCAGATCGCCGGGGTCGCACGCGAGCACGGGCTGCTGCTGCTCGCCGACGAGATCTACGACCGCATCCTGTACGACGACGCCGTCCACATCCCGATGGCGACCGTCGCCCCCGACCTCCTCTGCCTGACGTTCAACGGCCTGTCGAAGACGTACCGCGTCGCCGGCTACCGGTCCGGCTGGCTCGTCATCACGGGGCCCCGCGACCACGCCAAGGGCTTCCTCGAGGGCATCACCCTCCTGGCGTCCACGCGCCTGTGCCCGAACGTGCCCGCGCAGCACGCGGTGCAGGCGGCGCTCTCCGGTGTGCAGTCGATCGACGCCCTCATCGCACCGAGTGGTCGCCTGCTCGAGCAGCGCGACGCCACCTGGGCCGGCCTCAACTCCATCCCGGGCGTCTCCTGCACCAAGCCGATGGGTGCGCTCTACGCCTTCCCGCGCCTCGACCCCGAGGTCCACGAGATCCACGACGACGAGCAGCTCGTCCACGATCTGCTCGTGGCGGAGCACATCCTGCTCGTCCAGGGCACGGGCTTCAACTGGCCGGACCCCGACCACCTGCGGGTCGTGACCCTGCCCGAGGAGCGCGTGCTGACGGACGCGATCGAGCGGCTCGGGAACTTCCTGTCGTCCTACAAGCAGTAG
- a CDS encoding MFS transporter translates to MQTTTPSPPTRPVPTAADGAPVLPRRRFGFVLAGLGSTLMLAGASAPSPFYPELQERLGIGPIGVTIAFSAYALALLVALLTIGSVSDHLGRRPVITAGFVVLAASMLLLWHVDSGALLYLARVLQGLASGALLSTLSATIIDLAPPERPRAATLLNAIAPMIGLASGTILAGVLLQTVADPSSWTFLPLAVAYLLIAVSIWNVPETAARTPGWARAIRPRAAVPVDARRLFVVSIPIVLGGWATGGLFLSLGPSIMHTELGVDGQLGGALLIGLLPAAGAVAAAVLHRRRPVVAAVYGASALSAGTVLLLVALILGSLPVAVVAVVIAGTGFGTAFMGTIASLVPLAPADERAELFAALYIVAYLSFGVPAVIAGLLASAIGLHATVLGYGTVVAIAAGTAAVVRARSAR, encoded by the coding sequence GTGCAGACGACGACCCCGTCACCCCCGACCCGACCCGTGCCCACCGCGGCTGACGGCGCGCCCGTGCTGCCGCGCCGTCGCTTCGGTTTCGTCCTCGCGGGGCTCGGCAGCACACTCATGCTCGCCGGTGCCAGCGCTCCGTCACCGTTCTACCCGGAGCTCCAGGAGCGGCTCGGCATCGGCCCGATCGGCGTCACCATCGCCTTCTCGGCCTACGCGCTCGCCCTGCTGGTCGCGCTCCTCACGATCGGCTCGGTCTCGGACCACCTCGGACGCCGCCCGGTGATCACCGCCGGGTTCGTCGTGCTCGCCGCGAGCATGCTGCTCCTCTGGCACGTCGACTCCGGAGCGCTGCTGTACCTCGCCCGCGTGCTCCAAGGCCTCGCCAGCGGGGCACTGCTCTCCACGCTGTCGGCGACGATCATCGATCTGGCCCCGCCCGAGCGGCCACGAGCGGCGACCCTGCTGAACGCCATCGCCCCGATGATCGGTCTCGCCTCCGGCACGATCCTCGCGGGCGTCCTGCTGCAGACGGTCGCCGACCCGTCGAGCTGGACGTTCCTGCCGCTGGCGGTCGCGTACCTGCTCATCGCGGTGTCCATCTGGAACGTGCCGGAGACCGCAGCCCGCACCCCCGGGTGGGCGCGCGCCATCCGACCCCGCGCAGCCGTCCCCGTCGATGCCCGACGGTTGTTCGTCGTGAGCATCCCGATCGTCCTCGGCGGTTGGGCGACCGGCGGGCTGTTCCTCTCCCTCGGGCCGAGCATCATGCACACGGAGCTCGGCGTGGACGGCCAGCTCGGAGGGGCACTCCTCATCGGGCTGCTGCCGGCCGCCGGGGCCGTCGCGGCCGCGGTGCTCCACCGCCGCCGACCCGTCGTCGCGGCCGTTTACGGGGCGTCCGCGCTGTCCGCCGGTACCGTGCTCCTGCTCGTCGCCCTGATCCTCGGGTCGCTCCCGGTCGCGGTGGTCGCCGTCGTGATCGCCGGAACCGGGTTCGGCACGGCGTTCATGGGCACGATCGCCTCGCTCGTCCCGCTCGCGCCGGCCGACGAACGCGCTGAGCTCTTCGCCGCGCTGTACATCGTCGCGTACCTGTCCTTCGGCGTGCCGGCCGTCATCGCCGGCCTGCTCGCCTCGGCCATCGGGCTCCACGCCACGGTGCTCGGCTACGGCACGGTCGTCGCGATCGCCGCGGGCACGGCCGCTGTGGTGCGTGCCCGGTCGGCGCGCTGA
- a CDS encoding RNA polymerase sigma factor: MKRSLEVLPDGILAERAATAFEVLVFRHGSLMRAYAVRVLGNQSEAEDVVQDVLIQAWGQLDRLNDPNAVKSWLMRMVSNRAIDRIRRRREHSEIEDWNAPAPSHQSPERVVEVRMQMSALASVLDRLPAMQRECWMLKETGGLSYVEIAESLGVPTSTVRGQLARARQTVLREMEVWR, from the coding sequence GTGAAGCGCTCGCTCGAGGTGCTCCCGGACGGAATCCTCGCCGAGCGCGCCGCCACCGCCTTCGAGGTCCTCGTCTTCCGGCACGGTTCGCTCATGCGCGCCTACGCCGTCCGCGTGCTGGGCAACCAGTCGGAGGCGGAGGACGTCGTGCAGGACGTCCTCATCCAGGCGTGGGGCCAGCTGGACCGGCTGAACGACCCGAACGCGGTGAAGTCCTGGCTGATGCGCATGGTCTCGAACCGGGCGATCGACCGCATCAGACGCCGCCGCGAACACAGCGAGATCGAGGATTGGAATGCCCCCGCCCCGTCCCATCAGTCCCCGGAACGGGTCGTCGAGGTGCGCATGCAGATGAGCGCACTCGCTTCGGTCCTCGACCGACTGCCCGCCATGCAGCGCGAGTGCTGGATGCTCAAGGAGACGGGCGGGCTGTCGTACGTCGAGATCGCCGAATCGCTCGGGGTCCCGACGTCGACGGTGCGCGGCCAGCTCGCGCGGGCCAGACAGACCGTCCTGCGGGAGATGGAGGTGTGGCGATGA
- a CDS encoding YitT family protein translates to MSTQQPSAATSSAQQAPSTPAPAPSPVRHGAVEDILGLLVGVTVVSFGLFILKAGSAVTGGTAGLSLLVSYLAPVPFPVLFIAINLPFFLLAIRGKGWVFTLRSGGAIVLVSVLSGVHPLFLPVGHIDPFYAAVVGNVLCGVGILILFRHRASLGGFNIVALILQDRFGIRAGYVLMAVDTVVVLVSLVAVPPLNVLVSALGAVLLNLILALNHRPGRYLGV, encoded by the coding sequence ATGAGTACCCAGCAGCCGAGCGCCGCGACGTCGAGCGCGCAGCAGGCTCCCTCCACACCTGCCCCGGCGCCGTCTCCAGTCCGACACGGGGCGGTCGAGGACATCCTCGGGCTGCTCGTCGGCGTCACGGTCGTGTCGTTCGGCCTCTTCATCCTGAAAGCCGGTTCGGCGGTGACCGGCGGGACGGCAGGCCTGTCGCTCCTCGTCAGCTACCTCGCGCCCGTGCCGTTCCCGGTGCTGTTCATCGCGATCAACCTGCCGTTCTTCCTGCTCGCGATCCGCGGCAAGGGCTGGGTGTTCACGCTGCGGAGCGGCGGCGCGATCGTGCTCGTGTCCGTCCTGTCCGGGGTGCACCCGCTGTTCCTGCCGGTCGGACACATCGACCCGTTCTACGCGGCCGTCGTCGGTAACGTGCTCTGCGGCGTCGGCATCCTGATCCTGTTCCGACACCGGGCGAGCCTCGGCGGGTTCAACATCGTCGCGCTCATCCTGCAGGACCGCTTCGGCATCCGTGCCGGCTACGTCCTCATGGCCGTCGACACCGTGGTGGTGCTCGTGTCGCTCGTCGCCGTGCCGCCGCTCAACGTGCTCGTCTCGGCGCTCGGTGCGGTCCTCCTGAACCTCATCCTCGCGCTCAACCACCGGCCGGGCCGCTACCTCGGCGTCTAG
- a CDS encoding Lrp/AsnC family transcriptional regulator, which yields MPHPATIDHLDARILTALDDDPSMTALALARTLGVARNTVHARLRRLETSGALGAPSRRVRLSALGYPLTAFIEISIRQDLATEAYAALESIPEIVEVHATTGDADLFAKVVAHDTEDLHRIAGVLLAAPGVVRTNTKVSLIEVIPYRSSSLLDRLAEEPSAR from the coding sequence ATGCCTCATCCTGCGACCATCGACCACCTCGACGCGCGCATCCTGACCGCGCTCGACGACGACCCGTCCATGACGGCGCTCGCCCTTGCACGCACCCTCGGCGTCGCGAGGAACACCGTCCACGCCCGCCTGCGTCGACTCGAGACGAGCGGCGCACTCGGCGCCCCGAGTCGCCGGGTGCGACTGTCGGCGCTGGGCTATCCCCTCACCGCGTTCATCGAGATCTCCATCCGGCAGGACCTCGCGACCGAGGCCTACGCGGCCCTCGAGTCGATCCCGGAGATCGTCGAGGTGCACGCGACCACCGGCGACGCCGACCTCTTCGCGAAGGTCGTGGCACACGACACGGAGGACCTGCACCGCATCGCGGGCGTCCTCCTCGCTGCCCCTGGCGTGGTCCGGACGAACACCAAGGTCTCCCTGATCGAGGTCATCCCGTACCGATCGTCGAGCCTCCTCGACCGCCTCGCCGAGGAGCCGTCAGCGCGCTGA
- a CDS encoding DMT family transporter, which translates to MARRAPSELIIDVLLVGVAAVWGASFLAAKDLAAVTGVPAAVALRFLVAVIAIGLICLVRRERLPRGRGLLIAAALGCSQAAIIGLETWGVHLTSATNAGLLISLALVMTPVLDGVASRSWLPRSYFVAAVAAVVGVALLVSDGGLRAPTAGDALVIAAAVVRAVHVTSSAHLTRGRTDSTLGVVFVQMLVCAGAFSLIAGDGLAAAFTLLDLRGWLDVLFLGLLCSVFAFVVQLWAVRRTSASRASILMGTEPVWALLVGVLIAGEAIGPLGALGAALIIVASYVGQAIERRHRARTTGTAPTVQQEPAPV; encoded by the coding sequence ATGGCCCGCCGCGCACCCTCCGAACTCATCATCGACGTGCTGCTCGTCGGGGTCGCAGCGGTGTGGGGCGCCAGCTTCCTCGCGGCGAAGGACCTCGCCGCCGTCACCGGTGTGCCGGCCGCGGTCGCCCTGCGGTTCCTCGTGGCGGTGATCGCCATCGGGCTCATCTGCCTCGTGCGGCGGGAGCGGCTCCCTCGCGGACGGGGCCTGCTGATCGCGGCGGCACTCGGCTGCTCGCAGGCCGCGATCATCGGCCTCGAGACGTGGGGCGTGCACCTGACCTCGGCGACGAACGCCGGGCTGCTCATCAGCCTCGCGCTCGTCATGACGCCGGTGCTCGACGGTGTCGCGTCGCGGTCCTGGCTCCCGAGGTCTTACTTCGTCGCCGCGGTCGCAGCCGTGGTCGGTGTCGCGCTGCTCGTGTCGGACGGCGGTCTCCGCGCACCCACCGCGGGCGACGCGCTCGTGATCGCCGCCGCCGTCGTCCGTGCGGTGCACGTGACGTCGAGTGCGCACCTGACGCGAGGTCGTACGGACAGCACGCTCGGCGTCGTCTTCGTCCAGATGCTCGTGTGCGCCGGGGCGTTCAGTCTCATCGCCGGTGACGGGCTCGCTGCGGCTTTCACGCTGCTCGATCTGCGCGGTTGGCTGGACGTGCTCTTCCTCGGGCTGCTGTGCTCGGTGTTCGCCTTCGTCGTCCAGCTGTGGGCGGTCCGGCGGACCTCCGCGTCCCGGGCGAGCATCCTCATGGGGACGGAACCCGTCTGGGCGCTCCTCGTCGGTGTGCTCATCGCGGGGGAGGCGATCGGGCCGCTGGGCGCACTCGGTGCGGCGCTGATCATCGTGGCGAGCTATGTGGGCCAGGCGATCGAACGCCGCCACCGTGCGCGGACGACGGGCACGGCGCCCACGGTGCAGCAGGAGCCGGCGCCCGTCTGA